A stretch of the Streptomyces ortus genome encodes the following:
- a CDS encoding helix-turn-helix transcriptional regulator — MPKTSARLLSLLSLLQARRDWPGALLAERLDISPRTVRRDVDRLRELGYPIVAFKGPDGGYRLDAGTELPPLLFDDEQAVALAVALQIATASGAGIGEAAVRALATVRQVMPARLRHRIDTLQVTAVERPASRSVPQLDSGVLLTLGATVHACEVLRFDYTSASTTATATAEAAAAPAPPRRVEPHHLVTWGGRWYLVAWDLDREDWRTFRADRITPRVPTGPRFVPRELPGGDVAAFVAARFRGADGSGDWPCRGEVILARPAGDVARYTQDGVVEALGPQRCRVTLGSWSWVGLAATLGRFDADMEVVGPAELKDAFAQLARRYADAASDREDTAQAG, encoded by the coding sequence ATGCCGAAAACATCAGCGCGCCTGCTGTCCCTGCTCTCGCTGCTCCAGGCACGCCGGGACTGGCCCGGTGCGCTGCTGGCCGAGCGGCTGGACATCAGCCCGCGCACCGTGCGCCGCGACGTCGACCGGCTGCGCGAACTCGGCTATCCCATCGTGGCCTTCAAGGGGCCGGACGGCGGGTACCGCCTCGACGCGGGTACGGAGCTGCCGCCGCTGCTGTTCGACGACGAGCAGGCCGTGGCCCTCGCCGTCGCGCTCCAGATCGCGACCGCCTCCGGCGCCGGTATCGGGGAGGCGGCGGTGCGCGCGCTGGCCACCGTGCGGCAGGTCATGCCCGCGCGGCTGCGGCACCGGATCGACACCCTTCAGGTCACCGCCGTCGAACGGCCCGCGTCCCGGTCGGTACCGCAGCTCGACAGCGGGGTGCTCCTGACGCTCGGTGCCACCGTCCACGCCTGCGAGGTACTGCGCTTCGACTACACCTCGGCGAGCACGACCGCGACCGCGACGGCTGAAGCGGCTGCGGCGCCGGCGCCGCCGCGCAGGGTCGAGCCCCACCACCTCGTCACCTGGGGCGGGCGCTGGTATCTCGTCGCCTGGGACCTGGACCGCGAGGACTGGCGGACCTTCCGCGCCGACCGGATCACCCCGCGTGTCCCCACCGGCCCCCGCTTCGTCCCGCGCGAGCTCCCCGGCGGCGACGTGGCCGCCTTCGTGGCCGCCAGGTTCCGCGGCGCCGACGGCTCCGGCGACTGGCCCTGCCGCGGAGAGGTGATCCTCGCCAGACCCGCCGGCGACGTGGCCCGGTACACGCAGGACGGAGTCGTCGAGGCGCTCGGACCGCAGCGGTGCAGGGTCACCCTCGGTTCGTGGTCGTGGGTCGGCCTGGCCGCCACCCTCGGCCGCTTCGACGCCGACATGGAGGTCGTCGGCCCCGCCGAGCTCAAGGACGCGTTCGCCCAGCTGGCCCGCCGCTACGCCGACGCCGCATCCGACCGGGAGGACACGGCGCAGGCCGGCTGA
- a CDS encoding NAD-dependent epimerase/dehydratase family protein, giving the protein MRVLVTGGAGFIGSHVVEALRAGGHEPVVFDLRAAGGGTGADVRDGDAVSAAVSGVDAVCHQAAMVGLGKGVADAAEYVSHNDLGTAVLLAAMAEAGVRRLVLAGSMVVYGEGRYSCARHGGVRPGPRSAADLTAGRFEPRCPSCGADLVPGLVREDAPADPRNVYATTKLAQEHLAAAWARSTEGTAVSLRYHNVYGPGMPRDTPYAGVASFFRSALARGAAPQVFEDGGQRRDFVHVRDVAAANVTALQADAAGGALTAYNVGSGEPHTVGEMARALADAHGGPEPVVTGEFRLGDVRHITADSSRLRTELGWRPEVGFAEGMREFAVARLRGE; this is encoded by the coding sequence ATGCGTGTACTGGTCACCGGCGGTGCCGGGTTCATCGGGTCCCATGTCGTCGAGGCGTTGCGGGCGGGGGGACACGAGCCCGTGGTGTTCGACCTACGAGCCGCAGGAGGAGGGACGGGTGCCGACGTCCGTGACGGCGACGCGGTGTCGGCGGCCGTCTCCGGGGTCGACGCGGTCTGTCACCAGGCGGCGATGGTCGGCCTGGGCAAAGGGGTCGCGGACGCGGCCGAGTACGTCTCCCACAACGACCTCGGTACCGCCGTGCTCCTGGCGGCGATGGCCGAGGCAGGGGTGCGCCGGCTCGTGCTGGCCGGGTCGATGGTCGTGTACGGGGAGGGCCGGTACTCCTGTGCGCGGCACGGCGGGGTGCGCCCCGGACCGCGGTCGGCCGCCGATCTGACGGCGGGCCGGTTCGAGCCGCGGTGCCCGTCCTGCGGCGCGGACCTGGTGCCCGGTCTGGTCCGCGAGGACGCCCCGGCCGACCCGCGCAACGTGTACGCGACGACCAAGCTCGCGCAGGAACACCTGGCCGCCGCGTGGGCGCGCTCGACGGAGGGTACGGCGGTCTCGCTGCGGTACCACAACGTCTACGGGCCCGGGATGCCGCGCGACACCCCGTACGCCGGTGTCGCCTCGTTCTTCCGTTCCGCGTTGGCCCGCGGCGCCGCTCCACAGGTCTTCGAGGACGGCGGCCAGCGGCGGGACTTCGTGCACGTACGGGACGTGGCGGCGGCCAATGTGACGGCGCTTCAGGCGGATGCGGCGGGCGGCGCGCTGACGGCGTACAACGTCGGGAGCGGGGAGCCGCACACCGTCGGCGAGATGGCCCGGGCGCTGGCCGACGCGCACGGCGGGCCCGAGCCCGTGGTGACCGGCGAGTTCCGGCTGGGGGACGTACGGCACATCACCGCGGACTCGTCCCGGCTGCGGACCGAGCTGGGCTGGCGGCCCGAGGTCGGATTCGCCGAGGGCATGCGGGAGTTCGCGGTGGCGCGCCTGCGGGGCGAGTGA
- a CDS encoding DinB family protein encodes MTDATDVTTTTAPRPGLDPERSDLLAELATVRAALTATAHGLSDEQAGQSPTVSTLSLGGLIKHVAAVEESWLRFVIEGPSAMSFDLPDGVTWADFASGTAREFPQWAIDHQNNFRMLPGDTLAGIIERYEEVAARTEEVVAQLPDLSVTHPLPEAPWNEPGSVHSARRVLMHVIAETAQHAGHADILRESIDGRKAT; translated from the coding sequence ATGACCGACGCGACCGACGTCACCACCACGACCGCTCCCAGGCCCGGCCTCGACCCCGAGCGGAGCGACCTGCTCGCCGAGCTCGCGACCGTCCGGGCGGCTCTGACGGCCACGGCCCACGGTCTCAGTGACGAACAGGCCGGCCAGAGCCCGACGGTCAGCACGCTGTCCCTCGGCGGACTGATCAAGCATGTCGCGGCCGTCGAGGAGAGCTGGCTGCGCTTCGTGATCGAGGGCCCGTCCGCGATGAGCTTCGACCTGCCGGACGGTGTCACCTGGGCCGACTTCGCGTCCGGTACCGCACGCGAGTTCCCGCAGTGGGCCATCGACCACCAGAACAACTTCCGGATGCTGCCCGGCGACACGCTGGCCGGGATCATTGAACGGTACGAGGAGGTGGCCGCCCGGACCGAGGAGGTCGTCGCACAGCTGCCCGACCTGTCCGTGACGCACCCGCTGCCCGAGGCGCCCTGGAACGAGCCGGGGTCGGTGCACAGCGCCCGCCGGGTGCTGATGCACGTCATCGCGGAGACCGCCCAGCACGCCGGACACGCGGACATCCTGCGCGAGTCGATCGACGGCCGCAAGGCGACCTGA
- a CDS encoding winged helix DNA-binding domain-containing protein, with amino-acid sequence MRTSTVLGTRALNRATLARQLLLDRADLPVLDAVAHLGGLQAQEPQEPFVGLWSRLSAFDPSALSDLMTGRQVVRTHLMRRTVHLVTADDALAWRGRHTAMLRQRVLGTYRRELTGVDLDELAAAGRAVMADGEPRTMTELARAVGERWPDPGPRALGEMLIAALVPMAQLPPRGLWRTRAGVRNVTLSSWLGREADPPNGDGSDPVGQALVRRYLAAFGPAASADLRAWCGLAGLPAAVAAVRGELVAFRDERGRELLDLPDAPRPDPDTPVPVRFLPAFDNAILGYQDRGRIIDDAHRGLSVAGERVVLVGGRVAATWTAGKDGTVTVTPLHGFSRADRAAVAEEAQALAAFLSDGDSNGIRITEAAH; translated from the coding sequence GTGCGCACGTCGACCGTTCTCGGCACCCGGGCGCTCAACCGCGCGACGCTGGCCCGGCAGTTGCTGCTCGACCGCGCCGATCTGCCGGTCCTCGACGCCGTCGCCCACCTGGGCGGGCTGCAGGCACAGGAGCCGCAGGAGCCGTTCGTCGGGCTATGGTCCAGGCTGTCCGCCTTCGACCCCTCGGCGCTCTCGGACCTGATGACCGGGCGGCAGGTGGTGCGCACCCACCTGATGCGCCGCACCGTCCACCTCGTCACCGCCGACGACGCGCTGGCGTGGCGGGGACGGCACACGGCGATGCTGCGCCAACGGGTGCTCGGGACCTACCGCCGTGAGCTCACCGGGGTGGACCTCGACGAGCTCGCGGCGGCCGGCCGGGCCGTCATGGCCGACGGCGAGCCCCGCACGATGACCGAGCTGGCGCGGGCGGTCGGGGAGCGCTGGCCGGACCCGGGGCCGAGGGCGCTGGGCGAGATGCTGATCGCCGCTCTCGTGCCGATGGCGCAGCTTCCGCCGCGCGGGCTGTGGCGGACGAGAGCGGGGGTACGCAATGTGACGCTCTCTTCCTGGCTGGGGCGCGAGGCCGATCCGCCGAACGGGGACGGCTCAGACCCGGTGGGCCAGGCGCTGGTCCGGCGCTATCTGGCCGCGTTCGGCCCCGCCGCCTCGGCCGATCTGCGCGCCTGGTGCGGCCTGGCGGGACTGCCCGCCGCCGTCGCGGCCGTACGCGGAGAGCTGGTGGCCTTCCGTGACGAGCGGGGCCGGGAGCTGCTGGACCTGCCCGACGCTCCCCGCCCCGACCCGGACACACCGGTCCCGGTGCGGTTCCTGCCGGCGTTCGACAACGCGATCCTCGGCTACCAGGACCGTGGCCGGATCATCGACGACGCACACCGCGGTCTGTCGGTGGCCGGTGAGCGGGTCGTCCTGGTCGGCGGGCGGGTCGCCGCGACCTGGACCGCCGGCAAGGACGGCACCGTGACGGTCACCCCGTTGCACGGCTTCTCCCGGGCCGACCGCGCCGCCGTGGCCGAGGAGGCTCAGGCGTTGGCCGCGTTCCTGT